One window from the genome of Grus americana isolate bGruAme1 chromosome 14, bGruAme1.mat, whole genome shotgun sequence encodes:
- the LOC129212939 gene encoding probable UDP-sugar transporter protein SLC35A4, which yields MVLFGNAAGSANWVLRRGLWGLMLVLSVAIYGSHAPLLTLCKVDGMIPFSSTSVVVLVELTKLVFSLLFLLTWDRELLGVAVSWRHVVPFALSALLYAANNNLVVHMQLFMDPSTYQVLSNLKIVSTALLYSLFLRQQLAMRRWLALFLLVAAGVSYSCGGLRDPGSPSEMQLHITLLGLLLISVYCLISGLSAVYTEAILKTQALPLSLQNLFLYFFGVLFNLIGYFWSGTEGGFLEGFSSWVLVIVVSQALNGLIMSVVMKHSSNITRLFVISCSILVNALLSVTLFNLQLTLLFFVAVSCIGLAVHLYYGVR from the coding sequence ATGGTGCTGTTTGGTaatgctgctggctctgcaaaCTGGGTGCTCcggagggggctgtggggactGATGCTGGTGTTGTCTGTAGCCATATACGGCTCTCATGCTCCCCTCCTGACCCTGTGCAAGGTAGATGGGATGATCCCCTTCAGCTCCACGTCCGTCGTTGTTCTTGTTGAGCTGACAAAACTGGTGTTCTCCCTCCTGTTCCTGCTGACCTGGGACCGGGAGCTGCTGGGAGTTGCCGTGTCATGGCGCCACGTTGTCCCCTTCGCCCTCTCTGCCTTGCTCTATGCTGCCAACAACAACCTGGTGGTTCACATGCAGCTCTTCATGGATCCCAGCACCTACCAGGTCTTGAGTAACTTAAAGATCGTCAGCACCGCGCTCCTCTACAGCCTCTTCCTGCGCCAACAGCTCGCCATGCGCAGATGGCTGGCTCTCTTcctgctggtggctgctggggTGAGCTACAGCTGTGGCGGCCTGCGAGACCCTGGCAGCCCCTCTGAGATGCAGCTGCACATCACGCTGCTCGGCTTGTTGCTGATCTCTGTGTACTGCCTGATATCGGGCTTGTCTGCTGTCTACACAGAAGCCATCCTGAAAACCCAGGCGCTGCCTCTCAGCCTTCAGAACCTCTTCCTTTACTTCTTTGGGGTCCTGTTCAACTTGATCGGCTACTTCTGGAGCGGCACAGAAGGCGGTTTCTTGGAGGGCTTCTCCTCCTGGGTGCTAGTGATTGTGGTCAGCCAGGCCTTGAACGGCTTGATCATGTCTGTGGTCATGAAGCACAGCAGTAACATCACCAGGCTCTTCGTGATCTCCTGCTCTATCCTGGTCAATGCCCTCCTGTCTGTCACCCTCTTCAACCTGCAGCTCACCCTCCTTTTCTTCGTTGCTGTCTCGTGCATTGGCCTTGCTGTTCACTTGTACTATGGGGTCAGATAG
- the LOC129212941 gene encoding SLC35A4 upstream open reading frame protein-like gives MADDKDPLPKLKDLAFLKDQLESLQRRVENENGSLLASPFLKGFLAGYLVAKLRFSAVLGFVAGTCTGIYAAQNYAVPNVEKTVRDYFSSLKKGRD, from the exons ATGGCGGACGATAAG GACCCGCTGCCCAAGCTGAAGGACCTCGCTTTCCTGAAGGACCAGCTGGAGAGCCTGCAGCGCAGGGTGGAGAACGAG AATGGCTCTCTGCTGGCATCGCCCTTTCTCAAAGGCTTCCTGGCAGGCTACCTGGTAGCCAAACTTCGCTTCTCGGCCGTCCTGGGATTCGTGGCTGGGACCTGCACAGGGATATATGCTGCTCAGAACTATGCTGTCCCCAACGTTGAAAAGACAGTCCGGGACTATTTCAGTTCACTGAAAAAAGGTCGGGACTAG